A genomic window from Vagococcus sp. CY52-2 includes:
- the queG gene encoding tRNA epoxyqueuosine(34) reductase QueG: MDTHLLKQKIIEASKEIGIDKIGFTTAEPFDHLKDSLIEQKENHHTTGFEHGNIDERLFPELIFDQPQSIISIALAYPTRMNNRLKSVRGEKRGKFARASWGIDYHDILKDRLNKLIDFIKEEASQNLNVTFKPMVDTGELIDVVVAQRAGLGFIGKNGLLITEEFGSYVYLGEIITNIPFEPDMPIENQCGDCTKCIDQCPTSALLGDGRMNAQKCLSYQTQTKGFMPEEYRPKIRSIIYGCDICQEVCPFNKGKNFHFHKEMEPDPEIVTPLLKPILTISNREFKERFGYLAGSWRGKKPIQRNAIIALANVRDKTSIPNLLSCIENDPRPVIRGTAAWSLSVIDPNNRAILDFLIEYFNKETDDEAKEEMRKAIDRMRILKKNKIIDDF; encoded by the coding sequence TTGGATACTCACTTATTAAAACAAAAAATAATTGAAGCAAGTAAAGAAATTGGCATTGATAAGATTGGGTTTACTACTGCTGAACCATTTGATCATTTAAAAGATAGTCTCATCGAACAAAAAGAAAACCATCATACAACAGGCTTTGAACATGGAAACATTGATGAGCGCCTTTTTCCAGAATTAATTTTTGATCAACCGCAATCTATTATTTCAATTGCCCTAGCATACCCAACACGAATGAATAACCGCTTAAAATCTGTCCGAGGTGAAAAACGTGGAAAATTTGCTCGAGCATCTTGGGGGATTGATTACCACGATATTTTAAAAGACAGACTGAATAAACTAATCGACTTTATCAAAGAAGAAGCATCTCAAAACTTAAACGTAACATTTAAACCAATGGTCGATACTGGTGAATTAATAGACGTTGTTGTGGCACAAAGAGCAGGACTTGGTTTTATTGGAAAAAACGGATTATTAATCACAGAAGAGTTTGGGTCCTATGTTTATTTAGGTGAAATTATTACAAATATTCCATTTGAACCAGACATGCCAATTGAAAATCAATGTGGCGATTGTACTAAGTGTATCGATCAATGTCCCACTTCTGCTTTACTAGGAGATGGTAGGATGAATGCTCAAAAATGTTTATCCTATCAAACACAAACAAAAGGATTCATGCCTGAAGAATACCGACCAAAAATCCGGTCAATTATTTATGGATGTGATATTTGCCAAGAAGTCTGTCCTTTTAATAAAGGGAAAAACTTTCATTTTCATAAAGAAATGGAACCAGACCCTGAAATCGTGACGCCTTTACTAAAACCGATATTAACAATCTCCAATCGTGAATTTAAAGAACGCTTTGGTTACCTTGCCGGATCTTGGCGGGGGAAAAAACCAATCCAACGAAATGCCATTATTGCATTAGCAAATGTGAGAGATAAAACAAGTATTCCTAATCTATTAAGCTGTATAGAAAATGACCCTCGTCCTGTTATAAGAGGAACAGCTGCCTGGTCACTCAGTGTAATTGACCCAAACAATCGGGCTATCCTTGACTTTTTAATCGAATACTTTAACAAAGAAACTGACGATGAAGCAAAAGAAGAAATGAGAAAAGCAATCGACAGAATGAGAATTTTAAAAAAAAATAAGATAATAGATGATTTTTAG
- a CDS encoding competence protein CoiA gives MLVAINKKEEMIMSQHATKRETYYCPCCHGEVILKKGEIKYPHFAHKKTTVCQTATENESFEHVAGKLLIAKNCEIFGSECQLEAYLPEINQRADVLIDKTLAIEFQCSSLSIERLKERTTHYKQNGYQVFWILGQKLGQLTSLTELKKHFIYFDNDRGYVDFCLLIDKEMLVMTHYLAHNGKDMIVRRKSYSLQDYSLKELLLKQCVIASYSVLSPLKEVSRRKDRLSRRLLQSDKSLRVLQEYLYQQSYHLLYLPEVVYLPSLYHPFFKETELVVRLIIFNELKHQKKRSYVELKERIISEIPDEMLDDYANLEKYQVIDYCLSLYLHFLKELTVIEEISQNVFHVKEEEVLNNAQWKKFLKKRSERLTLPLKYDMIIK, from the coding sequence ATGCTTGTTGCAATCAATAAAAAAGAAGAGATGATTATGAGTCAACATGCTACTAAAAGAGAAACGTATTATTGTCCATGTTGTCATGGTGAAGTCATTTTAAAAAAAGGTGAGATTAAGTACCCACATTTTGCACATAAAAAAACAACTGTTTGTCAGACAGCTACTGAAAATGAGTCTTTTGAGCATGTAGCAGGAAAACTACTTATTGCTAAAAATTGTGAGATATTTGGTTCAGAGTGCCAACTTGAGGCCTATTTACCAGAAATTAACCAACGAGCAGATGTATTGATTGATAAAACTCTGGCAATTGAATTTCAATGTAGTTCATTAAGTATTGAACGGTTAAAAGAAAGAACAACACATTATAAACAAAATGGTTACCAAGTTTTCTGGATTTTAGGCCAGAAGTTAGGACAGTTGACCAGTTTGACAGAATTGAAAAAACATTTTATTTATTTTGATAATGACAGAGGATATGTTGATTTTTGTTTGTTGATTGATAAAGAGATGTTAGTTATGACACATTATTTAGCCCATAATGGTAAAGATATGATTGTTCGAAGGAAAAGCTATTCGCTACAGGATTATAGCTTAAAAGAGTTGTTATTGAAACAGTGTGTGATCGCTAGTTATAGTGTTTTAAGTCCATTAAAAGAGGTGAGTCGAAGAAAAGATAGACTATCCAGGCGTTTGTTGCAATCAGATAAGTCATTAAGAGTGTTACAAGAGTATTTATATCAACAATCGTATCATTTATTGTATTTACCAGAAGTGGTGTATTTACCGAGTTTATATCATCCTTTCTTTAAAGAGACAGAGCTAGTAGTTCGTTTGATTATATTTAATGAATTAAAGCATCAAAAAAAGAGGTCTTATGTTGAATTAAAAGAAAGGATTATAAGTGAGATACCAGACGAAATGTTGGATGATTACGCTAATTTAGAAAAATATCAAGTCATAGATTATTGTTTATCTCTATATCTCCACTTTTTAAAAGAACTAACAGTCATTGAAGAAATATCTCAAAATGTATTTCATGTTAAAGAAGAGGAGGTATTGAATAACGCTCAATGGAAAAAATTTTTAAAAAAAAGAAGTGAAAGACTAACTCTTCCGTTAAAATATGATATGATTATTAAGTGA
- a CDS encoding DsbA family protein — protein sequence MVEIYLFVNPLDELCLLSEQRFLEAIEHEETKVYLKLIPILNPLIIHHYLIDNNYPTNDLVFRNHLIETVYSACLDVKAAQLQGKKMGRKFLFHLQNLVGKEKMAYSDELVDMILTKINADKETFKLDRQSKLIKEFFKIDQQIANEMGINRFAKAVIFNYDSTRNFGVLIDAFSSTDLIKQLLKVEHTQTNYAKLLEH from the coding sequence ATGGTAGAGATATATTTATTTGTTAATCCGTTAGATGAACTTTGTCTTTTGTCTGAGCAACGCTTTTTAGAAGCCATCGAACACGAAGAGACTAAAGTCTATTTGAAATTAATTCCTATATTAAATCCTTTAATTATCCACCATTACTTGATTGATAATAACTACCCTACAAACGATTTAGTTTTTAGAAATCACTTAATTGAAACAGTTTATTCTGCTTGTTTAGACGTTAAAGCAGCACAACTTCAAGGAAAAAAGATGGGACGAAAGTTCTTATTTCATTTACAAAATTTAGTAGGAAAAGAAAAAATGGCTTATTCAGATGAATTAGTTGATATGATTTTAACTAAGATCAATGCTGATAAAGAGACGTTTAAATTAGATAGACAATCTAAACTAATTAAAGAATTTTTTAAAATAGATCAACAAATAGCAAATGAGATGGGTATCAATCGATTCGCCAAAGCTGTCATTTTTAATTATGACTCAACTCGAAATTTTGGTGTGTTAATTGATGCTTTTTCTTCAACCGATTTAATCAAACAATTATTAAAAGTCGAACACACACAAACAAATTACGCAAAATTATTAGAACACTAA
- a CDS encoding CYTH domain-containing protein: protein MSKELEIEFKNMLTKIEFEQLIMKYFPTTPAFSQTNCYFDTPNTQLKELSMGLRLRKRVGKNECTLKIPTKNEHAYQEITDNLTEEQITHLIKEKRIYAQGEVARYLESINVPINELNMIGSLTTNRREKKLNNNTLLVVDENYFDKMIDFELEMEVTVSSQGEQFFNDFLIKEEIKRRPASKKIARMIEYRS, encoded by the coding sequence GTGTCTAAAGAACTAGAAATCGAATTTAAAAACATGTTAACTAAAATAGAATTTGAACAACTGATAATGAAATATTTTCCAACAACGCCAGCTTTTTCTCAAACAAATTGTTATTTCGATACACCAAATACACAATTAAAAGAGCTATCAATGGGGTTGCGACTTAGAAAACGTGTTGGAAAAAATGAATGCACCTTAAAAATCCCAACTAAAAATGAACATGCTTATCAAGAGATTACCGATAATTTAACCGAGGAGCAAATCACTCATTTAATAAAAGAAAAGCGGATTTATGCACAAGGAGAAGTGGCTCGTTATTTAGAATCAATTAACGTCCCGATAAATGAATTAAATATGATTGGATCATTAACAACTAATAGACGCGAGAAAAAATTAAATAATAATACTCTGCTAGTCGTTGATGAGAACTATTTTGATAAGATGATTGATTTTGAACTTGAAATGGAGGTAACTGTTTCTTCACAAGGAGAACAATTTTTTAATGATTTTTTAATAAAAGAAGAGATAAAAAGGCGTCCTGCTAGCAAAAAAATAGCACGTATGATAGAATATCGAAGTTGA
- a CDS encoding NAD kinase yields the protein MRIRVYSNRKPTSRKVTQELLSKLRKAGFILDKKNPDVVITIGGDGTLLSAFHAYENQLDTVRFIGVHTGHLGFYTDWRDYEIDELVRSLKEEKQNSVSYPLLDVCLTYTNNMANRHFLALNEATIKNVERTMVANVYIKDELFECYRGDGLSVSTPTGSTAYSKSLGGAVVHPRVNTLQLNEIASLNNRVYRSLGSPMIIAPDEWIKLDMKKRETYSLHVDNLSLTNSNIKQVTFRLSEKRIHFALYRHTHFWRRVNNAFIGTSKESSERI from the coding sequence ATGAGAATTAGAGTCTATTCTAATCGTAAACCAACCTCAAGAAAAGTTACGCAAGAACTTTTGTCAAAGCTCCGAAAGGCAGGGTTTATTTTAGATAAAAAAAATCCAGATGTTGTTATAACGATTGGTGGAGATGGTACGTTATTAAGTGCATTTCATGCTTATGAAAATCAATTAGATACTGTTAGGTTTATTGGTGTTCACACGGGACATCTAGGATTTTATACTGATTGGCGAGATTATGAGATAGATGAATTAGTTCGAAGTTTGAAAGAAGAAAAGCAAAATAGTGTGAGTTATCCATTGTTAGATGTTTGTTTAACTTATACGAATAATATGGCAAACAGACATTTTTTAGCACTTAATGAAGCGACGATTAAAAATGTGGAACGAACTATGGTAGCAAATGTCTATATAAAAGATGAGTTGTTTGAATGCTACAGAGGAGACGGCTTATCTGTTTCAACGCCAACTGGTTCAACAGCGTATAGTAAAAGTTTAGGAGGCGCAGTTGTTCATCCACGAGTAAATACACTTCAATTAAATGAAATTGCCTCACTAAATAATCGAGTTTATCGTTCATTAGGTTCTCCGATGATTATTGCACCAGATGAATGGATTAAATTGGATATGAAAAAACGAGAAACATATAGTTTACATGTGGACAACTTGTCGTTAACTAATTCTAATATTAAACAAGTGACATTTCGTTTGTCAGAAAAAAGAATTCATTTTGCCTTGTATCGGCATACCCATTTTTGGCGCCGTGTGAATAACGCCTTTATAGGGACTTCAAAAGAAAGTAGCGAGAGAATATGA
- a CDS encoding magnesium transporter CorA family protein, with protein MLVEHQINSRFEWIETHHLSSSEKNILRERYHLPEETLEYVRDIYERSNYITDTVNDLELIVIHVPTKQPKEIRYVSRPVSFLVKGNKLFSFNEGESIVSYDGIKNTINQDIHSTPMIFLFELIRELIDRYLPILREISKERHQMDDLLTEKVKNKDLVRLSYLQQTLTFLLSASENNLEILEQIKRSRLGQRFDEQTLERLDDALIEANQVAHMTELESDIVDRIARIFDSIMNNNLNDTMKFLTVWSLALAIPTLITGFYGMNIDLPRFPSDYEWMYVVILSIVLIMWLIMFINHKRK; from the coding sequence ATGTTGGTTGAACATCAAATAAATTCAAGGTTTGAATGGATTGAGACACATCATTTATCATCAAGTGAAAAAAACATATTGAGAGAACGATACCATCTACCAGAAGAAACGCTAGAATATGTAAGGGATATCTACGAAAGAAGTAACTATATTACCGATACAGTTAATGATTTGGAATTAATCGTTATTCATGTTCCAACAAAACAACCAAAAGAGATTCGTTATGTATCTCGCCCAGTTAGTTTTTTAGTAAAGGGCAATAAGTTATTTTCTTTTAATGAGGGTGAGAGCATAGTAAGTTATGATGGGATTAAAAATACGATTAATCAAGATATTCATTCAACACCAATGATATTTCTTTTCGAATTAATTCGAGAATTGATAGATCGATATTTACCAATTTTAAGAGAAATATCAAAAGAACGACATCAAATGGATGATTTGTTGACTGAAAAGGTAAAAAATAAAGATTTAGTTCGTTTGTCTTATTTACAACAAACATTAACATTTTTACTTAGCGCTTCAGAAAATAATTTAGAAATACTTGAACAAATAAAGCGTTCTAGATTGGGACAACGATTTGACGAGCAAACTTTAGAACGTTTAGATGATGCGCTCATTGAAGCAAATCAAGTAGCCCATATGACAGAATTAGAATCAGATATTGTGGACCGTATTGCTCGTATTTTTGATAGTATTATGAACAATAATTTAAATGATACCATGAAATTTTTAACTGTTTGGTCTTTAGCATTAGCTATTCCAACATTAATTACAGGTTTTTATGGAATGAATATTGATCTACCACGTTTTCCTTCTGATTATGAATGGATGTATGTGGTGATACTTTCTATTGTTTTAATTATGTGGTTAATTATGTTTATTAATCATAAAAGAAAATAA
- the mgtE gene encoding magnesium transporter, producing MTEVLNKEEQEKELLSLLQRQDMELFREKFLDWHLYEQGQFYLSLDKKERHLMYAYLSPKEMADMLDVIEEDHEGLTDYITEMSPNYVVAILESMYTDNAVDILSQLEEETARKYLDRMKPETSVNMKKLLHYEDKTAGSIMATEYVSIVANQTVRSALTLLKKKAQEAEIIYYVYVVSPSNQLVGVISLRDLIVSDDDMMIEDMMGERVISVNVNEDQEEVAKMIRDYDFLAIPVVDDNNHLLGIITVDDIIDVIDDEAASDYSGLAGVDVEATTESSFQAALKRLPWLVTLLFLGMSTASLISHYEVLISEASILAVFISLITGTAGNAGTQSLAVAVRKLAVSDDKELNFFSLVMSEILTGIITGAVTGVVIFLVVGFWKQNFPLGLVIGIAMLCAITIANLAGSLIPILMEKLGFDPAVASGPFITTLSDLTSVLIYFNIAGLFMPLIIGSV from the coding sequence ATGACAGAAGTGTTAAACAAAGAAGAGCAAGAAAAAGAGTTATTGTCCCTTTTACAGCGCCAAGATATGGAATTATTTAGGGAAAAATTCTTAGATTGGCATTTATATGAACAAGGACAATTTTATTTATCACTTGATAAAAAAGAACGACATCTAATGTATGCTTATCTTTCACCAAAAGAGATGGCAGATATGCTGGATGTGATTGAAGAAGACCATGAAGGATTGACTGACTATATTACAGAAATGTCACCTAACTATGTTGTAGCTATTTTAGAAAGTATGTACACCGATAACGCGGTGGATATTTTAAGTCAGCTAGAAGAAGAAACAGCGCGAAAATATCTAGACAGAATGAAACCTGAAACTTCTGTTAATATGAAAAAACTACTTCATTATGAGGACAAAACAGCTGGTTCAATCATGGCAACAGAATACGTATCCATTGTTGCTAATCAAACGGTACGTTCTGCTCTAACACTATTAAAGAAGAAAGCACAGGAAGCAGAAATTATTTATTATGTCTATGTGGTTAGTCCAAGTAATCAACTGGTGGGAGTTATTTCTTTAAGGGATTTAATTGTCAGTGATGATGATATGATGATTGAAGACATGATGGGTGAACGTGTAATTAGTGTGAATGTAAATGAAGATCAAGAAGAAGTGGCAAAAATGATTCGTGATTATGATTTTCTCGCTATCCCAGTTGTTGATGATAATAATCATTTACTTGGGATTATTACGGTAGATGATATTATTGATGTTATTGACGATGAAGCAGCGAGTGATTATTCTGGACTAGCTGGTGTCGACGTTGAAGCAACAACTGAAAGTTCATTTCAAGCTGCTTTGAAGCGCCTGCCGTGGCTTGTGACGTTGCTCTTTTTGGGAATGTCTACTGCCTCCTTAATCAGTCATTATGAAGTCTTGATTAGTGAAGCTAGCATTTTGGCTGTTTTTATATCTCTTATTACAGGAACTGCGGGGAATGCCGGAACACAATCTTTAGCTGTGGCAGTTAGAAAATTAGCAGTATCCGATGATAAAGAACTAAATTTTTTCTCACTTGTGATGAGTGAAATTTTGACAGGAATTATTACCGGAGCTGTAACAGGGGTAGTTATTTTTTTAGTAGTTGGATTTTGGAAGCAAAATTTTCCACTTGGACTTGTTATCGGAATAGCCATGCTTTGTGCCATTACGATTGCTAACTTAGCAGGAAGCTTGATTCCTATTTTAATGGAGAAGCTTGGTTTTGACCCTGCAGTTGCTAGTGGTCCGTTTATAACGACGTTGAGTGATTTGACTAGTGTGTTGATTTATTTTAATATTGCGGGTTTATTTATGCCTTTAATTATTGGTAGTGTATAA
- a CDS encoding GTP pyrophosphokinase family protein — protein MEERNWQLFLAPYEQAVSELKVKLRNIRTQYKENNLHTPIEFVTGRVKPKDSILTKATLRGIELDRLEEDMQDIAGLRVMCQFVEDIYEVVALLRKRTDFRIIQERDYITNKKASGYRSYHVVVEYPVQLIMGEKNIYVEIQIRTLAMNFWATIEHSLNYKYDGEFPEEINKRLELTAEAAYLLDEEMSKIRDEIQEAQHLFSYRDLDHLERYVNEKREDNDEN, from the coding sequence ATGGAAGAAAGAAATTGGCAATTATTTTTGGCACCATACGAACAAGCAGTTTCAGAATTAAAAGTTAAACTTCGAAATATTCGAACACAGTATAAAGAAAATAATTTGCATACTCCAATTGAATTTGTCACAGGTCGTGTAAAGCCTAAAGATAGTATTTTAACGAAAGCAACATTACGTGGTATTGAGTTGGATAGATTAGAGGAAGATATGCAAGATATTGCGGGACTCCGTGTAATGTGTCAGTTCGTTGAAGATATTTATGAAGTGGTGGCACTTCTTCGGAAACGAACAGATTTTAGAATTATTCAGGAAAGAGACTATATTACCAACAAAAAAGCAAGTGGATACAGATCTTATCATGTGGTAGTAGAATACCCTGTTCAACTTATTATGGGTGAAAAAAATATTTATGTTGAAATACAAATACGTACCTTAGCAATGAATTTTTGGGCAACGATTGAACATTCGCTTAATTACAAATATGATGGCGAATTTCCAGAAGAAATTAATAAGCGGTTAGAGCTAACAGCAGAAGCTGCCTATTTGTTGGATGAAGAAATGTCAAAAATACGTGATGAAATTCAAGAAGCCCAACATCTCTTTTCATATCGAGACTTGGATCACTTGGAAAGATACGTCAATGAAAAGAGGGAAGATAATGATGAGAATTAG
- the pepF gene encoding oligoendopeptidase F: MSETKQLPNRSELPEDLTWDLTPIFASDDAFNDALESLTSDLEKASEYQGTLKNGAKAFLSAIEYVLSIHRTTEKIYVYSHLKNDQDTGNATYQGVYAKASTIAAKAGEAVSWFGPEVLTLSDETIEAYFKEESGLEIYRHFINQITADRAHTLSEKEEALLAGASEIFSASSHTFSILNNADLEFPIVTDEEGEKVQLSSGMYGQLMESTNREVRKEAFEGLYKVYKQFRNTFASTLSSHVKKHNFNAQIRNYESAREASLSANHIPESVYDTLLDVVHKNLPLLHRYVALRKKLLNVSELHMYDMYTPILGDAPIRYTYDEAKLKSLEGLSPLGEEYLEIVQEAYGDRWIDVVENKGKRSGAYSSGSYDTKPYILLNWHESLNHLFTLVHEMGHSVHSYYTRKNQPYVYGDYSIFLAEIASTTNENLLTDYLLKTEKDPKVKAFILNHYLDGVKGTIFRQTQFAEFEHFIHTEDAKGTPLTSDYLSEYYADLNAKYYGDSVERDPEIAYEWSRIPHFYYNYYVYQYATGFSAATALADKIIRKEDGALENYLTFLKSGNSDYPIDVMKRAGVDMTQSAYIEETMKVFEARLNELETLIESFE, translated from the coding sequence ATGAGTGAAACAAAACAATTACCAAATCGTTCGGAACTACCAGAGGACTTAACATGGGACTTAACACCTATTTTTGCATCAGATGATGCCTTTAACGATGCATTAGAGTCATTAACATCAGATTTAGAAAAAGCAAGCGAGTATCAAGGAACATTAAAAAATGGTGCAAAGGCTTTTCTATCAGCGATTGAATATGTATTATCTATTCATCGTACGACAGAAAAAATTTATGTGTACTCACATTTAAAAAATGATCAAGATACAGGCAATGCGACTTACCAAGGCGTGTATGCAAAAGCTAGCACGATTGCAGCTAAAGCAGGGGAGGCTGTTTCATGGTTTGGTCCAGAAGTTTTAACATTATCAGATGAGACAATAGAGGCATATTTTAAAGAAGAATCTGGTTTAGAAATCTATCGTCATTTTATTAATCAAATTACGGCAGATAGAGCACACACCTTATCTGAAAAAGAAGAAGCGTTACTAGCTGGGGCAAGTGAGATATTCTCAGCATCAAGTCATACTTTTTCTATACTAAATAATGCTGATTTAGAATTTCCAATTGTAACAGATGAAGAAGGTGAAAAAGTTCAATTATCTTCAGGAATGTATGGTCAATTAATGGAAAGTACTAATCGCGAAGTTCGTAAAGAAGCATTTGAAGGATTGTACAAAGTATATAAACAATTTAGAAACACGTTTGCAAGCACGTTATCTTCCCACGTGAAAAAACATAATTTTAACGCACAGATTAGAAATTATGAATCTGCTAGAGAAGCTTCTTTAAGTGCTAATCATATTCCAGAATCAGTCTATGATACATTGTTAGATGTGGTACATAAAAATTTACCATTATTACATCGTTATGTTGCATTGCGCAAAAAATTATTAAATGTTAGTGAGTTGCATATGTATGATATGTATACACCAATATTAGGTGATGCACCAATTCGTTACACTTATGACGAGGCAAAATTAAAATCACTTGAAGGGTTGTCTCCATTAGGTGAAGAATACTTAGAAATCGTTCAAGAAGCGTATGGTGACCGTTGGATTGATGTGGTTGAAAACAAAGGTAAACGCAGTGGGGCATATTCTTCAGGAAGTTATGACACAAAACCTTATATCTTATTAAATTGGCATGAAAGTTTAAATCATTTATTTACGCTAGTTCATGAAATGGGACATAGTGTTCATAGTTACTATACAAGAAAAAATCAGCCTTATGTGTATGGCGATTATTCCATCTTTTTAGCAGAAATTGCCTCAACAACTAATGAAAACTTACTAACAGATTATTTGTTAAAAACAGAAAAAGATCCGAAAGTTAAGGCCTTTATTTTAAATCATTACTTGGATGGTGTAAAAGGCACAATCTTTAGACAAACGCAATTTGCTGAATTTGAACATTTTATTCACACAGAAGATGCGAAGGGAACACCATTAACAAGTGATTATTTAAGTGAGTACTATGCTGATTTAAATGCGAAATACTATGGTGATTCGGTAGAGCGCGATCCAGAAATCGCGTATGAATGGAGTCGTATTCCTCATTTCTACTATAATTATTATGTGTATCAATACGCAACAGGTTTTTCTGCTGCAACTGCTTTAGCAGATAAAATCATTCGTAAAGAAGATGGGGCTTTGGAAAATTACTTAACTTTCTTGAAATCAGGAAATAGTGACTACCCTATTGATGTCATGAAACGCGCTGGTGTTGATATGACACAATCAGCTTATATTGAAGAAACGATGAAAGTATTTGAAGCGCGTCTTAATGAATTAGAAACATTAATTGAGTCATTTGAATAA
- the rpsD gene encoding 30S ribosomal protein S4, producing MSRYTGPSWKLSRRLGVSLSGTGKELARRPYAPGQHGPNQRRNKSEYGMQLTEKQKLRHMYGLNERQFRNLFMRAGKIKEGKHGVNFMVLLEQRLDNVVYRLGLATTRRQARQLVNHGHVLVDGKRVDIPSYEVAIGQIISIREKSKDLTIIKDAVESTLGRPSFVSFDAEKLEGSITRLPERDELPQEVDESYVVEFYNKLL from the coding sequence ATGTCTCGTTATACAGGACCAAGTTGGAAATTATCTCGTCGTTTAGGCGTATCTTTATCAGGAACTGGTAAAGAATTAGCTCGTCGTCCATATGCACCAGGACAACACGGACCAAACCAAAGAAGAAACAAATCAGAATATGGTATGCAATTAACTGAAAAACAAAAATTACGCCATATGTACGGTTTAAATGAACGTCAATTCCGTAATCTTTTCATGAGAGCCGGAAAAATTAAAGAAGGTAAACACGGTGTTAACTTTATGGTTCTTTTAGAACAACGTTTAGACAACGTAGTATACCGTCTAGGTTTAGCTACAACTCGTCGTCAAGCACGTCAGTTAGTTAACCATGGTCACGTTTTAGTTGATGGCAAACGTGTTGACATCCCTTCATACGAAGTGGCTATTGGACAAATTATCTCTATCCGTGAAAAATCTAAAGATTTAACAATCATTAAAGATGCTGTTGAATCAACTTTAGGTCGTCCTTCATTTGTAAGCTTTGACGCTGAAAAATTAGAAGGTAGTATCACTCGTTTACCAGAACGTGATGAATTACCACAAGAAGTTGATGAATCTTACGTAGTTGAATTCTACAACAAATTACTATAA
- a CDS encoding RluA family pseudouridine synthase, whose protein sequence is MRFSWTVDEEKTTLKRFLNNKGVSRRLLAKIKFQGGTLLVNKQVRNTKFEVKLDDVVTIIIPDEGEHETMLPFESKLDIVYEDEHLLIVNKPTEVASIPSQYHKNGTMANYVKYYYNQQQYVNRIIHVVTRLDRDTTGLMMFAKHGFAHAMMDKQLQSGELKKYYHALVGGDLSRLKKHETIDLPIGRDETSIIKRCVIENGQRAITEYKLVEINRDIAHVAVQLHTGRTHQIRVHFSAIGCPLIGDELYGGDLTKGLNRQALHCQKLVFLHPFTREELTFELPLPNDMEELIE, encoded by the coding sequence ATGAGATTTAGTTGGACAGTAGATGAAGAAAAAACTACGTTAAAACGTTTTTTAAATAATAAAGGAGTATCAAGGCGACTTTTAGCTAAAATAAAGTTTCAAGGTGGGACACTTTTAGTTAATAAGCAAGTTAGAAATACAAAGTTTGAAGTCAAATTAGATGATGTCGTGACGATTATCATTCCAGATGAAGGGGAGCACGAAACGATGCTTCCTTTTGAATCCAAACTAGATATTGTGTATGAAGATGAGCATTTGCTAATAGTTAATAAACCAACAGAAGTGGCCTCTATTCCATCGCAATATCATAAAAATGGTACGATGGCCAATTACGTTAAATATTATTACAATCAGCAACAATATGTTAATCGTATCATTCATGTCGTGACGCGCTTAGACAGAGATACAACAGGTTTGATGATGTTTGCAAAACATGGATTTGCCCATGCGATGATGGACAAGCAACTCCAATCAGGTGAGTTAAAAAAATATTATCATGCATTAGTTGGTGGTGATTTGTCTCGTTTAAAAAAACATGAAACCATTGATTTGCCGATTGGAAGAGATGAGACATCTATTATTAAACGTTGTGTCATCGAAAATGGTCAACGTGCAATTACGGAATATAAATTAGTTGAAATAAATCGCGATATTGCCCACGTTGCTGTACAGTTGCATACAGGAAGGACACATCAAATTCGTGTCCATTTTTCAGCAATTGGTTGTCCTTTAATCGGTGATGAGTTATATGGTGGGGACTTAACAAAAGGATTGAATAGGCAAGCACTTCATTGTCAGAAGTTGGTTTTCCTACATCCATTCACAAGAGAGGAATTAACATTTGAGTTGCCATTACCAAATGATATGGAAGAGTTAATAGAGTAA